One Myxococcales bacterium genomic window carries:
- a CDS encoding XdhC family protein, giving the protein MKELIKALDDWTANGEEIALATVVNVDGSAPRPSGARLALTRSGSMVGSVSGGCVESDVYQRALGVLDRREPTLVEYGPVQPDSLEVGLSCNGHIEVLIETFSADDVWRRVRSAIEDDCPAAMAICFGPERLLGARLGVIGIASDAPARVGSIDPEIDESVAIEAQRMLRARESGVVEIAPATGEGDPYRVFIESFAPAQRLYLVGATPIAVALCRMAKEVGFHVFVIDPRTAFTGGDRFRDAYQLLHEWPVDVLNGAVLDADAYVLTLTHDPKFDLPTLARALESDVRYIGALGSRTTHARRLVELRAQGFSDESLSRIKTPVGLDLGGRRPEEIALAILAEMVATRYERSGGPLSTG; this is encoded by the coding sequence GTGAAAGAACTCATAAAAGCTCTGGACGATTGGACTGCAAATGGCGAGGAAATCGCACTCGCTACCGTGGTGAACGTAGACGGCTCGGCACCTCGTCCCAGCGGCGCGCGTTTGGCGTTGACTCGGAGTGGATCGATGGTCGGGTCGGTCTCGGGTGGCTGCGTCGAAAGCGACGTCTACCAGCGAGCACTGGGCGTACTCGATCGACGCGAGCCGACGCTGGTCGAATACGGACCCGTGCAACCCGACAGCCTCGAAGTGGGGCTGAGCTGCAACGGACACATCGAAGTCTTGATCGAAACCTTTTCCGCGGACGACGTCTGGCGCCGGGTCCGAAGTGCGATCGAAGACGATTGCCCCGCGGCAATGGCGATCTGCTTCGGTCCCGAGCGTCTGCTCGGTGCGCGCCTTGGGGTCATCGGGATTGCGAGCGACGCTCCGGCGCGAGTCGGAAGCATCGACCCGGAGATCGATGAAAGTGTCGCGATCGAGGCGCAGAGAATGCTCCGAGCCCGGGAGAGCGGGGTGGTGGAGATCGCGCCCGCAACCGGCGAGGGCGATCCCTACCGGGTGTTCATCGAATCGTTTGCTCCGGCGCAAAGACTCTATCTCGTGGGAGCGACCCCGATCGCGGTCGCGCTGTGTCGCATGGCAAAGGAGGTCGGCTTCCACGTATTCGTGATCGACCCCCGTACGGCATTCACCGGGGGCGATCGCTTTCGCGACGCGTATCAGCTGTTGCACGAATGGCCAGTGGACGTACTGAACGGTGCAGTGCTGGATGCCGACGCATATGTTTTGACCCTCACGCACGACCCAAAGTTCGATCTTCCGACCCTTGCGCGGGCACTCGAATCGGATGTTCGCTACATCGGTGCTCTCGGGAGTCGCACGACCCACGCCAGGCGTCTCGTCGAGTTGCGCGCTCAGGGGTTCAGCGACGAGTCTCTGTCGCGTATCAAAACCCCAGTCGGTTTGGATTTGGGAGGGCGCCGTCCCGAAGAGATCGCCCTGGCAATTTTGGCGGAGATGGTCGCAACTCGATACGAGCGAAGTGGAGGGCCACTCTCGACAGGTTGA